The nucleotide window CAAAATCTTTCGCTTCTTCAAAAAAACCGGTAACGCTTTATATTACTAAAGCAGGCAAGATATATTACAGAAATAAAGAGCTTTCGCTGAAAGAATTGTCTTTATTTTTAAAAGACGTTAAAAAGTCGCAGGGAAACGCCACTATAATTATAAAAGCGGATAAAAAATCTACTGCCGCAAGCATAGTAAACGTAATGGGATTAAGCATAGAGCACGGATTGTATAAAATAGCTATCGCTACGAAAAAATAAAAGATCGGACGAAATTAAGATAAACTATAAAAGAAAAGCAATCAGGAGGTCTAAATTTGATAGAAAGATATTCTCTTCCGGAAATAGCCAAAGTATGGTCGCTTGAAAATAAATACAGGACTTGGCTGAAGGTTGAACTTGCCGTATGCACGGCTTACAATAAAATAGGAAAAATCCCCGATACTTCTTATGAAAATATAATCCGGAAAGCAAAGTTTAACGTTAATGAGATACAGGAAATAGAAAACGTTACAAAGCACGACGTCATAGCTTTTTTAACAAACGTCGCAAAATATGTAGGCGAAGATTCAAGGTTTATTCATCTTGGACTTACTTCTTCCGACGT belongs to Candidatus Acidulodesulfobacterium acidiphilum and includes:
- a CDS encoding biopolymer transporter ExbD; this encodes MKFTSKRKPDPIINVINMVDVFLTLLIFFMMTTTFTSNYGIKIHLPKSGAKSFASSKKPVTLYITKAGKIYYRNKELSLKELSLFLKDVKKSQGNATIIIKADKKSTAASIVNVMGLSIEHGLYKIAIATKK